From the genome of Blautia hydrogenotrophica DSM 10507:
GCTGAGGAGGCAGAGGTAACCGAGGAAGAGTTTGTGGAAGAGACACAGGCTGAGGAAGAGTAAGAACATAAAATTAGGAGGAATTTGAGATGGCTATCACAGCAGCAATGGTAAAAGAGTTAAGAGAGATGACCGGCGCCGGAATGATGGACTGTAAGAAGGCTCTTACAGCGACAGAAGGCGATATGGATAAAGCAGTCGAGTTCCTGAGAGAAAAAGGACTGGCTACCGCACAGAAGAAAGCCAGCCGTATTGCGGCTGAAGGTCTGGTAAAAGTTCTAGTATCTGCTGATGACAAAAAGGCAGTTGCCGTTGAGGTCAATGCGGAAACCGACTTCGTTGCGAAGAATGAGAAATTCCAGAATTATGTGGCACAGGTGGCTGAGCAGGCTATGGATACCAGCGCAACAGATATCGAGGCTTTTCTGGCTGAGCCATGGAAGTTCGATACTTCTAAGACTGTAAATGAAGCTCTGGCTGGACAGATCGCAGTGATCGGTGAGAATATGAACATCCGCAGATTCTATCAGATGACTGAGGAAAATGGTTTTGTCGCTTCTTATACTCATATGGGTGGAAAAATCGGCGTGCTTGTGGATGTCGAGACTGATGTTGTGAACGATGCAGTTCGCGAGATGGCTAAGAACGTGGCTATGCAGTG
Proteins encoded in this window:
- the tsf gene encoding translation elongation factor Ts; its protein translation is MAITAAMVKELREMTGAGMMDCKKALTATEGDMDKAVEFLREKGLATAQKKASRIAAEGLVKVLVSADDKKAVAVEVNAETDFVAKNEKFQNYVAQVAEQAMDTSATDIEAFLAEPWKFDTSKTVNEALAGQIAVIGENMNIRRFYQMTEENGFVASYTHMGGKIGVLVDVETDVVNDAVREMAKNVAMQCAALKPLYTSRDEVDASYIEHEKEILTVQAKNEKPDANDKIINGMVMGRINKELKEICLLDQVYVKAEDGKQPVGKYVESVAKENNAKITIKGFVRWETGEGIEKREENFAEEVAKQMAGN